DNA from Aggregatimonas sangjinii:
ATTCCGCGAGGCCTCCAGATCTGGATTCCCACGGGTAATCTGACCTGTTTGGGAAACGTATTCAAAAGGGGCGATTTCTTTAAATTCGGGTAGTGTTATCGTGCTACTTACCGCCAAACGAAGCCCATGCTTATCATTTAGGTCGTATTTGACATTTACACTGGGGTACAGATTACTGTACTCTTTGATCGTTTCACCAATCCTACCGGGAAAGTTTCCGACATCGAACCCGACGTTGATTTCATCGGATTGATAGCGTAGTCCCGCATCAAAATTCCATTTCTTGAAACCATAGTTGAAATCGACATAGGCAGCCTGGGAAATCAATTTACCATCGTAAAGATCGGGTTGAAGGATATTTAACTCCAAAAGCCCATTATCAAAATTCCCTTGCTGAAAGATGCTCCCGATATTATCGATAGAGGGTGGATTGATCACATTGGTGGCACGCTCTTCAACACCGACAAACTCGGAACGGAAATCCCTTTGCTTATTTCTGTAGTTGATTCCCAGCTCTACCTTGAAAGCTTTTTCTTCCTCATCGAGGATGGTCAAGACATCATTTACATACCCGTTAAATTCGGTATCATCGATTTCCTGACTGGATTTGCGTTGCTGAAAACCCCCTGTTCTTCCTAGTTGGACAAAATTTCCATCAGGATCAAAGTTTACCTCATTGCGAATTCTATTCGGTTCATCGGCATTGACCAAATTATATCCTCCGGCCCAGCTTAAAATATTTCTCTCGCCAAGGGTATGGTTGCCCAACAACTGCGTAACCAATAAGCGTGTCTGCTTGGTATTCTGGTCGCGTATAAATTGAAACAAGCCCTCTGCCGGATCAGATTCCTCAAAAATGGTACCCTCACCGTTTCTACCGCCCTCGTACACTTGATCGGTGAGCTTATTTACAAAAAATGTACTGGATTTCAATTTGTTCTTTTCGTTCGCAAAAAAGGTAAGGTCGAGCAATCCTGAAGTAACCTGGTTTCTTCTAAAATTCGTCGCATCGGTAATCGTATCGTCAACAAAATTGGAACGGTATTGCCGAAAAACCCCTTGACCGTACTCGTGCGAAGTGTTGTGCGAACCCGTAACCAAAACCGATAGTCTTTCAGTGACCTTCTTCCCTGCAACGAAATTGAAGGCGTAATCGATAGGATTATCCCTTTTTACCGTGTTCCAACCTTGTTGGGTAATCGCTTGCTGCGTGGTTCGGTCTTGTGCGTAAAAACCGAAGTTCGAATTATTGGCGTTGGGGGATGATTTAAAATTATCGAACACCCCATCCTGTGCCACGTTCGAATTGACCCCGGTTTGAACTCCAAAACTCAACTCCTCCGATCCGGACAGTTCCCGGGATAAAATATTGATCGTACCGGAAGCCTGATCGGCAGTATTTTGGGAGGCATAGGTCTTACTTACACTTACATTCTGAATGACCCTTGTTGGAAAAAGTCCTAAATCGATATTTTTCTTTTCCACATCATCGGATGGTACGGCCAATCCGTTCAATGTTGTCGATAAATAGCGGTCACCTAGCCCGCGCACAAAAACATCACCTGAGGCTTCACTACTTGAAACGCCCGATATTTTCGTGGTTGCGGTTGCTACGTCGGAAACCCCGATTTTTCCCAATTGCTGCGCCCCGATACTCTCCTTGATTTCGATCGCCTTCTTCTGATCGAGCAATAAAGCCACTTCGGAATCTTTTCGTGCCACCGTGGTTACCGTAACCCCTTCGAGTTCAACACCCGCATTGGCCGCCATCGGAATATCGATTGTGCTTACCTTACCGGCCTCGACAGTTACATCGGGAATCGTAACGGTTTCATATCCTAAAAAGCTGTAAATGACCACATAGGTTCCAGGCTCGAGGTTTGCAATCTCATAGAGCCCGTCAAAATCGGAAGTAGTCCCCTTGGTCGTACCCTGGATCAGCACATTGGCAAATGGTAGCGGCTCGTTGTTCAACTCTTTGTCGGTTATCGTACCTGCTATGCTTCCTGTATCTTGCGCACCAAGGTGTGCCGCTGTCAGCAAAAGCAGACTAAAAATTAATTTCTTCATTATTTCTGTTACTATGTTTGTTTTTAAATACCGCTGCAAAGAAACCAAGAGGTTGTAAAGGTTGAATCATTCTGATGTTAAACGTGTATTGTATTAGCGTTACCTAATTGTTACTATGTTAGGGGAATGTTAAGCAATTTGAATCAAGCCTAATGATTACGGTAACCTTCAAAATTCTGTATCTTGCTGACCTCACCCGACATCGAGAATTCGGAGGCGAAAGACTCTCGAATTCTCGATAACAATCTTCCCAAAGGGGAGGTAAATGAGACAGTTGTCAATTAAACATTTTACACAGCATGAACTGGGAACAACTACTTTCCTTAAAACGCTTTGGCGATACCAACAAAAGACTGCGAAAAGAACAGGACGAAACCCGCTTGGGATTCGAGGTCGATTACGATCGGATTATCTTTTCGACTGCCTTTCGAAGTTTACAGGACAAAACACAGGTCATTCCCCTTTCGAAGACCGATTTCGTGCATACCCGCCTTACCCACAGCTTGGAAGTATCGGTCGTAGGGCGCAGCCTTGGTCGTATCGCAGGAAAGAAAATATTGGAAAAACACCCGCATTTGAGCGAAGTTCACGGATATCGGTTCAATGATTTCGGGGCTATCGTGGCCGCGGCCGCACTTTCACACGATATCGGGAATCCACCCTTTGGGCATAGCGGGGAAAAGGCCATCGGGGAATTCTTCAAAACTGGCAAGGGGCAACGGTACCAATCGCTCCTTACCGAAAAGGAATATCAAGATATCATCGATTTTGAAGGGAATGCCAATGGGTTTAAACTATTGACCGAATCGCGGGAAGGCATTTCCGGAGGATTGCGTTTGAGCTATGCCACTTTAGGGGCCTTTATGAAATATCCGAAGGAATCGCTCCCAAAAAAACCGACCCCGCATATCGCGGACAAGAAATTTGGATTCTTTCAATCGGAAAAAGACAGCTTTCGGGAAGTTGCGGAAGAGCTAGGCTTAACGCAGACCCGTCACGGCGATGACCTCAGTTTTTCAAGACACCCGCTTACTTTTTTGGTCGAAGCGGCCGACGATATCTGCTACACCATTATCGATTTTGAAGACGGCATCAATCTCGGGTTGATTTCAGAGGACTTTGCCTTAGAATACCTCATCAATTTGGTCAAGGACAGCATTAATACTAACAAATACAACTCCCTCGCATACAAAGCGGACCGTTTGAGTTATCTGAGAGCGCTGGCCATCAATACCCTAATCACCGATGCCATTTCCATTTTTGCGGCCAATGAAGCGGCTATTCTTGACGGCAGTTTTGAAGTTTCCCTAATGGATAAAAGCGGCTATACCGCCCAAATTAGGGATATTATCGCCATCAGTGTCGAGAACATCTATCAATCGCAAGAGGTCATCGAAAAGGAAATAGCGGGCTATAAAATCATCTCCGATATTTTGGAAGTCTATACGACCGCGTTGGTACGCACCAAGGAAGGAAAACCAAGCAACTACGATCAGTTGATGCTAAAAACCTTGCCACAATTTTATCAACGAACCGATACAGAACTGTATGATATTTTATTGAACACCTGTTGTTATGTGGCCAGCTTATCGGATAGTGCTGCAGTTCATATTCACAATAAGATCATGGGAAAACAGCTGTAAGTATTCGGCCAGCCGCAGCGGACATTCTAAAAAGCATATGAAACGCCGACACCGAGCAGTTGCCTGAATTGCAGTTTGGGTTCTCCAGGGTCGGTAACGTTACCGTCATCATCTTTTTGCTCGTTGAACAAAATGTCATCATCATAGATAAGCTGTGTGCCGATGGTTGTCGCAATATACCTATTGATTCGAAATTCCAGGTTCAATTCCCAATCTACATCTATATTTCCGAACCTTCGAAGGTAATCGGAATACAAACTCAATCGGTGTTTAATGCCGACGTTTTCAAAAAGTATAGCTTCCCAGGAGTTACTTATCAGAAAACCGAATTCCAAAAAAATGTTCTCGCCTTCCCGAACAATATTGCCGTCTGCATCGATTTCGGCCTTTTCAACCCCAAAAGCCCCTTTATCGGCGAGATCTTGATCTAAAACAAAGGTGGTTTTTTGAGTTAGCGGGGAAATATAAAGATTGAATTTCTGATTTGGTGAAATGTAAGAAGTTCCCGCACCTAAAAAAGAATAGCCTGGTGCCATAAACCGTGAGATAGGTGATGAACGATCGGGATACTTGAACCCATTCGAAAATTGCGTATTGAAATTGGCCTTTACCGAATAGAACCAATTGCTTATCGTATCTCTTCGATACCCAAAGGTAGAACTCAACCGAATCGCATCGTCGGTTTTTCGCAATTTTTGGTTTTCCTGCAAATTCAATCCGTAACGCAGATCCATATAATTGTCCCACTTGATGTACCTGAACTTATAATTCCGCTCAAATTTTAGATCCGCCAAGGCGCTGATCGAATTGTTTCCCCCGGCGCTCCAATTGACGAATGCCACCTCGTTCATACTAATGCCCAACTTGTTTTTATTCGTCCAGAAAGACGGTAATCGACGACGGCGCAGTGCCAAGTCGAAGTCGGAGGGTTTAAGGCCTGCCTTTGAATTTGCCAATTTAATGCCACGGGGAATCACACGAGGTTTTTCTTGAAATGAGCGGTCTTGAATTGTAATGATCAAGACAGAATCCGAAGGTGTATTTTTGGGTATCGTATCCTGCGATGAGATTTGGTTTACACTCATGATGAGCAAACACAGGAAAGATAATCGGATAAAAAAATTATGTAACATTCAATACGCTCGTTAGATATTCCTTTACGTTCAGCTTTCCTATTTCCGCAATTTCCTGAAGTTCCTCGGTAGTGCCATGTTCGATAAAACGGTCATCAATACCGAAAATTTTGATGGGTCGACCAATGTTCAGGTCATTTGCAAATTCTAAAACCGCACTCCCGAAGCCCCCTATTTTGCATCCGTTTTCGATGGTCACGATAAATTCATAACTCCTGAAAATTGCCTTTAGTTTCTGAGCATCCAAGGGTTTGATAAAACGCATGTTAAAATGCCCGATTTGTTCCGGTTGGTGCATTTCTTCCAACAGCGTGGAAATCATGTTACCGATATGCCCCACCGTTAGGATTGCGATTCGTGTGCCCCGTTTTAACTCTTGGGCCGAACCCATAGCGATTTTTTCAAAGGGGGTTCGCCATTCAGGCAACACCCCCCTTCCCCTAGGATATCGAATAGCAATGGGATGCGTTAATCCCAGTTGTGCCGTATACATGATATTGCGCAACTCGATTTCGTTCATGGGCGCGAAAATAACGAGATCGGGAATACAACGCAAAAAGGCGAGATCATAAACCCCGTGATGGGTGGCCCCGTCCTGACCGACCAATCCCGCGCGATCCAAGCAAAAAATTACGGGCAGCTTTTGTAACGCCACATCATGTATCACCTGATCGTACGCCCGTTGCAGAAAAGTGGAATAGATATTACAGAATGGTATAAGGCCCTCCGCGGCCATTCCCGCGGCCATGGTAACCGCATGTTGTTCGGCGATTCCGACATCAAAAGCATGTTCGGGAATTTCCGCCATCATGTACTTTAAGGAGCTACCCGTGGGCATTGCTGGTGTGATCCCAACGATTTTTTCGTTTTCCCGTGCCAGTTCAACTATGGTATGCCCAAAAACATCTTGGTACTTCGGGGGTAGATTTCCCGTGGATTTTGGCTGCAATTCTCCGGTAGCCTTATCGAATTTACCCGGAGCGTGATAGGTTACCTGATTTTCCTCGGCCTGTCTCAAGCCCTTTCCCTTGGTCGTAATCACGTGCATTACCCTTGGCCCCCTTAGGTTCTTTTGCCGCTCCAGTTCCGATAATAAGCTATCCAAATCATGCCCATCAAAGGGACCGGAATACGCGAAGTTGAGACATTCGAAAATGTTC
Protein-coding regions in this window:
- a CDS encoding TonB-dependent receptor — protein: MKKLIFSLLLLTAAHLGAQDTGSIAGTITDKELNNEPLPFANVLIQGTTKGTTSDFDGLYEIANLEPGTYVVIYSFLGYETVTIPDVTVEAGKVSTIDIPMAANAGVELEGVTVTTVARKDSEVALLLDQKKAIEIKESIGAQQLGKIGVSDVATATTKISGVSSSEASGDVFVRGLGDRYLSTTLNGLAVPSDDVEKKNIDLGLFPTRVIQNVSVSKTYASQNTADQASGTINILSRELSGSEELSFGVQTGVNSNVAQDGVFDNFKSSPNANNSNFGFYAQDRTTQQAITQQGWNTVKRDNPIDYAFNFVAGKKVTERLSVLVTGSHNTSHEYGQGVFRQYRSNFVDDTITDATNFRRNQVTSGLLDLTFFANEKNKLKSSTFFVNKLTDQVYEGGRNGEGTIFEESDPAEGLFQFIRDQNTKQTRLLVTQLLGNHTLGERNILSWAGGYNLVNADEPNRIRNEVNFDPDGNFVQLGRTGGFQQRKSSQEIDDTEFNGYVNDVLTILDEEEKAFKVELGINYRNKQRDFRSEFVGVEERATNVINPPSIDNIGSIFQQGNFDNGLLELNILQPDLYDGKLISQAAYVDFNYGFKKWNFDAGLRYQSDEINVGFDVGNFPGRIGETIKEYSNLYPSVNVKYDLNDKHGLRLAVSSTITLPEFKEIAPFEYVSQTGQITRGNPDLEASRNLNYDLKWEYFPSNGQLVSLAAFYKEISDPINKVQDRGSAGIFSYFNSGEKAEVYGLEAEGKIDLINPVMNDEDGSSSGYGLNLSANITRMWHTQDLKEVRDENGNFVRTFRYKGLTKTDLQGASDWIVNASLNFNTAGENAFSASLTANYASDKIFALGAPEIQSQSETFYNDAIIEKGFVALDAVLSKEIGAHWRVRLIGRNLLNPEIRRTQLVRPSTTDIETDRTVRSYTAGAQVRLGINYTF
- the dgt gene encoding dGTP triphosphohydrolase — encoded protein: MNWEQLLSLKRFGDTNKRLRKEQDETRLGFEVDYDRIIFSTAFRSLQDKTQVIPLSKTDFVHTRLTHSLEVSVVGRSLGRIAGKKILEKHPHLSEVHGYRFNDFGAIVAAAALSHDIGNPPFGHSGEKAIGEFFKTGKGQRYQSLLTEKEYQDIIDFEGNANGFKLLTESREGISGGLRLSYATLGAFMKYPKESLPKKPTPHIADKKFGFFQSEKDSFREVAEELGLTQTRHGDDLSFSRHPLTFLVEAADDICYTIIDFEDGINLGLISEDFALEYLINLVKDSINTNKYNSLAYKADRLSYLRALAINTLITDAISIFAANEAAILDGSFEVSLMDKSGYTAQIRDIIAISVENIYQSQEVIEKEIAGYKIISDILEVYTTALVRTKEGKPSNYDQLMLKTLPQFYQRTDTELYDILLNTCCYVASLSDSAAVHIHNKIMGKQL
- a CDS encoding DUF3078 domain-containing protein, with the protein product MSVNQISSQDTIPKNTPSDSVLIITIQDRSFQEKPRVIPRGIKLANSKAGLKPSDFDLALRRRRLPSFWTNKNKLGISMNEVAFVNWSAGGNNSISALADLKFERNYKFRYIKWDNYMDLRYGLNLQENQKLRKTDDAIRLSSTFGYRRDTISNWFYSVKANFNTQFSNGFKYPDRSSPISRFMAPGYSFLGAGTSYISPNQKFNLYISPLTQKTTFVLDQDLADKGAFGVEKAEIDADGNIVREGENIFLEFGFLISNSWEAILFENVGIKHRLSLYSDYLRRFGNIDVDWELNLEFRINRYIATTIGTQLIYDDDILFNEQKDDDGNVTDPGEPKLQFRQLLGVGVSYAF
- a CDS encoding 1-deoxy-D-xylulose-5-phosphate synthase, whose protein sequence is MNSVKHLLDSISSAEALRLLSTEELPRLAQELRDFIIDIVATKEGHLGASLGVVELTIALHYIFDTPADKLIWDVGHQAYGHKILTGRKEIFNTNRQSGGISGFPKMAESEFDAFGTGHSSTSISAILGMAIASNLKGNDQKQHIAVIGDAAIASGMAFEGLNHAGVTDANILIILNDNAIGIDPSVGALKKYLTNVKKGTAKDENIFECLNFAYSGPFDGHDLDSLLSELERQKNLRGPRVMHVITTKGKGLRQAEENQVTYHAPGKFDKATGELQPKSTGNLPPKYQDVFGHTIVELARENEKIVGITPAMPTGSSLKYMMAEIPEHAFDVGIAEQHAVTMAAGMAAEGLIPFCNIYSTFLQRAYDQVIHDVALQKLPVIFCLDRAGLVGQDGATHHGVYDLAFLRCIPDLVIFAPMNEIELRNIMYTAQLGLTHPIAIRYPRGRGVLPEWRTPFEKIAMGSAQELKRGTRIAILTVGHIGNMISTLLEEMHQPEQIGHFNMRFIKPLDAQKLKAIFRSYEFIVTIENGCKIGGFGSAVLEFANDLNIGRPIKIFGIDDRFIEHGTTEELQEIAEIGKLNVKEYLTSVLNVT